From Phaeodactylum tricornutum CCAP 1055/1 chromosome 11, complete sequence, one genomic window encodes:
- a CDS encoding predicted protein, protein MNSYLALVPRGLQHVVQSMLHEQLTRDGRSTMTVRVDVVGQVEYDYGADGDRDESEAKYAQQMRDKLVAHQSSQQRKGKKRARQNESTGTATCRAPTGTMHIDQTSTLSVGYDDTRIVWNTPGALQGVVWLRIVTNATTTLVDSLRCVGPLLLLVDLWEEQNVNISESQSIDQALQVFQQHCKQDMFDSVLQVWERVAKRIDTESAFREGAGTVSTELPPQRHFVIPDKFGKTWIVDLENYDIEIVLLLRSNRVAIGLATRPYQYLGAKSFDKGALPPDVSRPYLSGQVLSKVLRLRPSTAQILLHQAKLQPGDVVLDPCVGIGTIPLEATLQGIPVYAVGGDLVLGHNQLGPIAARYVRECRTVQRTESQSSGAADLLVWDACLVPMRDGCVDVIVPASVAENYPK, encoded by the exons ATGAATTCGTATTTGGCATTGGTTCCTCGCGGACTGCAGCATGTGGTCCAATCCATGTTGCACGAGCAACTCACGAGGGACGGCCGGTCAACGATGACGGTGCGTGTGGACGTTGTCGGTCAAGTGGAGTACGACTACGGTGCCGATGGAGACCGTGACGAGAGCGAAGCCAAGTATGCCCAACAGATGCGGGACAAACTAGTCGCTCATCAGTCCTCGCAACAACGCAAAGGCAAAAAGCGAGCTCGACAGAACGAAAGCACGGGGACTGCCACCTGCCGTGCACCGACCGGAACGATGCACATCGATCAGACGTCCACATTGAGTGTGGGTTACGATGATACACGTATCGTTTGGAATACTCCGGGAGCTTTGCAAGGAGTTGTGTGGCTGCGTATTGTCACAAACGCGACGACAACTTTGGTAGACAGTCTTCGTTGCGTTGGGCCACTGTTGTTATTGGTGGATCTTTGGGAGGAGCAGAACGTGAATATCAGCGAATCGCAATCGATCGACCAGGCTTTACAAGTCTTTCAACAACACTGTAAGCAAGACATGTTTGACAGTGTTTTGCAGGTTTGGGAACG TGTCGCAAAAAGAATCGATACGGAATCGGCTTTCCGGGAAGGAGCCGGTACGGTATCGACTGAGCTGCCTCCGCAACGACA CTTTGTCATTCCCGACAAGTTTGGCAAGACTTGGATTGTGGATTTGGAGAATTACGATATCGAAATTGTGCTGCTCCTGCGTTCGAACCGTGTCGCAATTGGCCTGGCCACACGACCCTATCAATATCTGGGAGCCAAGTCGTTCGACAAAGGAGCTCTTCCCCCGGATGTAAGTAGGCCCTATCTTTCCGGTCAAGTCTTGTCGAAAGTTTTGCGACTACGCCCTAGTACGGCACAAATACTGCTGCATCAAGCAAAGCTACAACCTGGTGATGTCGTTCTTGATCCGTGTGTTGGCATTGGAACCATACCCCTGGAAGCGACGTTGCAAGGCATCCCAGTTTACGCGGTCGGTGGAGATTTGGTTCTGGGTCACAATCAGCTGGGGCCCATTGCTGCCCGTTACGTCCGCGAATGCCGCACTGTACAACGCACAGAGAGTCAGTCATCCGGTGCCGCGGACTTGCTTGTCTGGGACGCATGTCTCGTACCCATGCGTGACGGATGTGTGGATGTGATCGT ACCTGCCTCAGTAGCGGAAAACTATCCCAAATGA
- a CDS encoding predicted protein, whose protein sequence is MGSNAHRHLELDVQDYQSSQNGGRRDDTAAFEQAIDIIRSNGGGRLIIPGAPDGSFNLYRIRPINLTSHLVLFLQKNAVITAIADESVWPLIPPLPSYGQGRDHVGPRYSSLLHGEYLTNITIRGEPDSPGIIDGQGRYWWDRRRHNRDRYTRGHLVEFMYSSRIRMYNLRLQNSPFWTNHFYDCDDVHVQNVHVKAPWSSPNTDGWDPDSSRNVLIEDSTYRGGDDCVAIKSGWDCFGIDYDTPSENITIRNVTCQGPYAGIAIGTEMSGGVRNVTVENVTFTYANKPANIKTGNTRGGYVHDVVYQNIRITGHIDQAIHVDMYHYHNTPNPSCSNNYQPNQLPHLRDLYFFNFEGTQALTESHEVFHFVGLPESPIEYVFLENISFPTPVSSLGWNCSNVQGSVKNNSVTPWPPCPEFPSVTVENSETMSPWNAFLTFLFLTTAVLGRA, encoded by the coding sequence ATGGGGAGCAATGCGCATCGCCATCTCGAGCTCGACGTTCAAGATTACCAAAGTAGCCAAAATGGGGGGCGTCGGGATGACACTGCCGCTTTCGAACAAGCCATTGACATTATTCGAAGTAATGGAGGCGGTCGACTGATTATACCCGGAGCTCCAGACGGATCCTTCAACCTATACCGTATCCGACCCATCAATCTCACATCCCACCTGGTCttgtttttgcaaaagaatgCCGTCATAACCGCGATTGCCGACGAATCCGTGTGGCCTCTCATTCCGCCCTTGCCCAGCTATGGACAAGGACGGGACCACGTCGGCCCGCGTTACAGTAGTCTATTACACGGGGAATACCTCACCAACATCACTATACGGGGTGAACCAGACAGTCCCGGAATCATTGACGGGCAAGGGCGATACTGGTGGGACCGGCGCCGCCACAATCGGGATCGATACACCCGGGGTCACTTGGTGGAATTCATGTATTCCTCCCGGATCCGTATGTATAATCTACGTTTGCAAAATTCGCCCTTTTGGACCAACCATTTTTACGATTGCGACGACGTGCATGTGCAAAATGTGCACGTCAAAGCGCCCTGGAGTTCGCCTAATACCGACGGATGGGATCCCGACAGTAGTCGGAACGTCCTGATTGAAGACTCCACCTACCGGGGCGGCGATGATTGCGTGGCAATCAAATCGGGATGGGACTGTTTCGGCATCGACTACGACACACCGTCGGAAAATATTACCATCCGCAACGTTACGTGCCAAGGGCCGTACGCAGGAATTGCGATTGGGACCGAAATGAGTGGCGGTGTGAGAAATGTGACCGTAGAAAACGTTACTTTCACGTACGCCAACAAACCGGCGAACATTAAAACCGGAAACACTCGGGGCGGATACGTGCATGATGTTGTGTATCAAAACATTCGAATAACGGGGCATATTGACCAGGCTATTCATGTGGACATGTACCATTATCATAACACTCCAAATCCGTCCTGCTCCAACAATTATCAACCCAATCAGTTGCCGCATCTACGAGACCTCTactttttcaattttgaaGGAACCCAAGCATTGACAGAGAGTCACGAAGTCTTCCACTTTGTAGGCCTTCCCGAAAGTCCAATCGAATACGTCTTCTTGGAGAACATATCGTTTCCGACTCCGGTGTCGAGTTTGGGATGGAATTGCTCAAATGTGCAGGGCTCTGTGAAGAATAACAGTGTCACCCCTTGGCCTCCCTGTCCCGAATTTCCGTCGGTGACGGTGGAAAATTCTGAGACGATGTCACCTTGGAATGCTTTCCTCACTTTTCTCTTCTTGACAACAGCGGTCCTTGGGAGAGCGTAA
- a CDS encoding predicted protein, with protein FLLAYVGTNYGGFQINDGQRTPQAEFELAMLRTRLLLPCNFGSPHKYSWSTSGRTDKGVHACAQVVSAKVELLPDQTMAEVRDEMNTVLPDDVRVLDVVRTTRNFCAKTQRDRVRYQYMIPSFVFADADTLRVLFKDVVGHSNRGQSKAELLLPEELKSIQSALKDFRANPMHIAKLQEALQVYEGTHAFHNFSRGVKANEARAARYIERFHVEEPIVFPNGVEWIPTQVLGQSFLLNQIRKMVCMAMDVARGVVPLTNVSRALERQSDVRINVAPAQGLFLEMSYYGGYNRR; from the coding sequence TTTTTGCTGGCCTACGTTGGCACTAACTACGGCGGGTTTCAAATCAATGATGGCCAGCGTACACCCCAAGCAGAATTCGAGCTTGCTATGCTTCGAACTCGGCTTCTTCTGCCCTGCAACTTTGGAAGTCCGCACAAATACAGCTGGAGTACATCTGGGCGAACGGACAAGGGTGTTCACGCTTGCGCGCAAGTTGTATCGGCCAAGGTTGAACTCTTGCCAGATCAGACAATGGCAGAAGTGCGAGACGAAATGAACACCGTGCTACCGGATGATGTTCGTGTCTTGGATGTCGTCCGCACTACGCGCAACTTCTGCGCCAAAACCCAACGTGACCGTGTCCGCTATCAGTATATGATCCCTTCATTTGTCTTTGCCGATGCCGACACGCTTCGAGTTCTTTTCAAGGACGTAGTAGGGCATTCTAACAGAGGGCAAAGCAAAGCCGAGCTACTGCTCCCTGAAGAATTAAAATCAATACAGTCTGCATTGAAAGATTTTAGGGCAAATCCTATGCATATTGCAAAGCTGCAAGAGGCGCTTCAAGTCTACGAAGGCACACATGCCTTTCACAACTTTTCCCGTGGTGTTAAAGCAAACGAGGCCCGTGCGGCTCGTTACATCGAGAGGTTTCACGTAGAAGAACCCATTGTCTTTCCGAACGGAGTGGAATGGATTCCAACACAAGTCCTCGGCCAATCTTTTCTCCTAAACCAAATCCGCAAAATGGTGTGTATGGCAATGGATGTGGCGCGAGGCGTGGTCCCATTGACCAATGTATCACGAGCACTTGAGCGACAGTCCGACGTTCGAATCAATGTGGCACCGGCGCAAGGATTATTTTTAGAAATGAGCTATTACGGAGGCTATAACCGACGT